From Rhopalosiphum padi isolate XX-2018 chromosome 2, ASM2088224v1, whole genome shotgun sequence:
ATTTCTAGTAAAACGCTTGAAACATATACTGCATTGAAATTTCGGAATAACACCACAATTGTATACTAAATGTTGTTTGAGATGACGCTTTCTATATGGACCTTTATACAATTTACCACAATTGTTTGGGCATCTAGCTGGATCTACTTGTGCTATCCTATCAAGTTGAGTTAACCAATTGTAAAGCAaatctaaaataacaaaatcaaaacatattatatttaaaataaatttaaatacatttaaatatttaaacattgtaaaacgtgtcaataacataaattataatgcacgtGTATACAACTGTATTCCATAAGACTACTAATTGTTAGTgctaatacaatacaaattcaattatttcatcattttttaaaattatttactttaatagaatactgtacataatatttaacgtgttttttattttaattttcttatctaaattaaattttaactttactgATATGTACCAgcaaaacttaatatatattctgCATTGTAATTTGGGTTTAATATAGTACattagtacctacataaaatgttGTCtgagatttttattatttacataacaaGAAGcatcaattatataaattatattatatgcatatacaaATGACTTCTACTAAAACCCTACCAATTTTTGGTGATAGTgaacattcaatttattttaccattttaaaataattaaccttTTTAGATCACTCaaaataattagtaagtaaTCAACAAATAgacatatgaatataatatgttgttaataatgtttatttatattcattatacataaatagacATAATAAACTTCCAAATTtgatgtatttactattttttcctTTGGTAATAAACAAAAGaaacaatagataatattatttattatttttgacaagtgaaccaaactttaaattatcttgaaataaaacacattttattatactaatcaattattttatgaattctcATCAAGTGGAATTTTAAGTGATGATTTCTAGAAAAACGCTTAAAACATATTCTGCATTGAAATTTTGGCGCGACACCACATTCGTACACCAAATGTTGTCTGAGATTATGCTTTCTATGAGGACCTTTATAACATTTACCACATTTGTTTGGACATTTGGCTGGATCTATTTGTGTTATCAAATTAAGTTGAGGTAACCAAGATAtttctaaaaaacataaaatcaaaacaattaatattggtcaatataacatacatttgaataattaatatataaggtgcatcaatcatataaattaaaaaacatgtatatacaatagtttttaataaaactactaGTTGTAAGTGCTAATGtaatacacattaaattatttcaccattttaaaataacttttgtaGAGCACTCAGTGTAAATAGAAACTTATCAATAAACTAACACAATAGTATAtgttgttatacatttatattttttaaacatagataaacataatataaattcctaaatataatactattttttcataatattattattattattgtatgatagtttaataaatatttttttaattttttttatttatcagtgCTAGAGTATAAAGAGGCTATTTATTGGCATATATTGTTTGAGTATATTTAGTCTTGTTtgtcaataaaatcaatttaaaattgttttaaataaatattgtatataatttattaatttttggtcCACAAAAATGTAGTGCTTCTCGTATCAAATTTATAGTTACTTAATatacttcatattattttaataagtccaaactaaatacaaaaactaaatttaacattaaaaatgtcaatacatttatatgttatacaaattaaattcaaaaaataaataacatttgataaaatgttttaaaaactatgtaATAACTTgtgtatcaaattattttgttaaatacaaatatattatatttatatatatttaaatatatcaattatatttaaattcttaagtaAGTATACCTGAattggatttaaaaattattcaagagGGAGggaacttaaataaatataaatgttaaatacaaaAGAATGAGAAGGTAAGCCCTCCCTTCCAGACATCAATGCATacaatgattaattataatttttttttagttggtaatacattgtacctattaatatttatttatcataaatatttaatatctataaaaataactttaattataataaaatgtatctaaacttagttttgaaaaaataaactatttaacacTAACAGCCTTAaatttgatacatatttttatttcaatactacCCAAAAAGGAGAAGGGGCATGGCACATCCTACTTGTAATCACCAATAGATACACAATATAGATCCAAATCTGTAGTTAAATGTTGAGGCATATAATTCTTGTGTATggactaataataaatattttatttaacaattaaaataagctACTAGTaggtataaatgaaataatttcatttgatacagttttgatttttttttttgtacaattttgtgAGTATAAATCggtatttaataacttataataaaccagattataagcattttactatgttatacaattattttatgtattctaaTTAAATGATACTTTAATTGAGGATTTCTAGCAAAACGCTTGAAACATATTCTGCATTGAAATTTTGGTATAACACCACATTCATATACCAAATGTTGTCTGAGATGATGTTTTCTATAAGGTCCTTTATACAATTTACCACATTTGTTTGGACAAACGGCTGGATCTAATTGTGTTATCCAATTGAGTTTAGCTAACCAACTGCAAGGcaactctaaaaataaaaaataaaaatagttaatattattaagtatgataaatataatattataaattatcaaatattaaaattggaaaatatgccatttatatattatgcatatagagTTCTCCACGCCCCTTTACCAATTGTTAGTGCTTATGCAATgcacattaaattattgtaaattataatataattaactagcTATCCCATtgagtataaaatatctaattaagattgttttaaagaatattatatgtatatgtatagtttatatttatatgtttaccaAAAACTGTAGACCAcaggaaatattttttcatttttaatacgaATCTTAAATCtactgatttaaatatattatttcaattattttaatgtgttgtgattattgtaaaagaaaaaacaaattatgaataaGAGCATACttgaaacaaaaatgtattttattaataaaactatagttatgaatacctattatactatttttatgattGTTGGTGTTTGAATGGTTTTTGACCAATCTTTATAAGTTGTTTAAATCAAGatgaaattaacataatatagtttaaacaaACTttcttatcattaaaaaaaaatactatacaatattaataaacgttagaattataaaatttatgaacAGATATTGAATGGATTTTCAATGTATGCTTACGAGCAAATTTTCTTAAACAAAGTATACATTGGAATTGTGGATTAACACCACAAGCataaatcaaatgttttttgAGATTACGTTTGCGATCCAATCCTCTATACTCGTGACCACAACCATTTGGACAGATTGCTGGGTCGTTTTTACTAGCTTTATTTAATAACTCATTCATATGATaatctgtaaatataaaatttgaattatatttaaaaaaaaaatataatgctaaTGACCTAGCTATAAAAGCaaatatgaacaataaaatatatatatatatatataatatataggcataaATTGTCCACTGAGTTGTTTTGTTAACTTCAatagagtataaatatttttagaatataaatcaaaatttaataagaaaatatcttacaatataatttgaaacaaacaaaacaaataaggTTGTTGCatacttcaaataaaatattattatatttattttaactgaaaTATGATTGACAATCTATCATGTtgtaatttattagaatttgcttatatttaaactttttttttgaaaacagagtaaaatttatattaattgttagtaatataatatactgtaatatatgattattactaAATGGTTTTTGACTAACTATTTACTTGAAATTTTGGCTGAACACcacatgaattattattttattttttattttttcatatattcaaATGGTTTtgaagaaaacattttattggcTAATAAATGATATGTTTAATTACTGAGCAACAAGCTgacaattatgttttataaaaattacaatgtttaaaattattgtataaccgTGTGACTGTTcactataagtatttataaaataaaatactataatacaagaAAACAATTTGTTGTATTCACAATATTTCTTCAGCCCCCGTGAGCATGCCActggatataattattaactcaatattttttctctttGAACCTTCAAGCTATAAAGAAGTTCTTAGaagttttttatacttaaataataatatgtatattaaatgtcattgacaatttattttattattttagttaaaaggttaaatttaattcaaaataatttatacttatttatatgttCCTAGTTTTGATAGTATTGTTAGATATACaaggttttatttattaaatgtcaattttttaGACTTATACTTTCATGTTAACTTtaataccaaatatttttttatagactataataaataatttggtcaAAATGCCTAAAAAGTTTACAAAATTTagtatgtttttcattttttacattcaACAGCTTATAAGAGGGGATCAACATTTTAAGCCTGATAATCCTGCtttccaattttaaacttaacACATGTCATTTTTATGTGTggaataaataacttaatacattataaattatagttttcccatttaaatgaatatttacttaatttataaaagtaaggTAACATTGCACTTGTTTTTATCAAAAAGAATTAACATTATCAAAcaccaaattatataataatatgaatactgaacataatatattacatatttgatTTAGATGTATGAACATGAAAATACTTATGCCGGATTGGTTAAACGTTTAACGAGCCGTTAGCGCGCTAACGaatgattaaaattgtattcatccGTTCAACAATctttaaatgttcaataattttattgggcAGTTAAAATATAGGTTACCAGCTCATTAAACTAATGGACCGATTTCGGCTCTTTAAATTGTAATCATTCGATAAACCTACAGTTATCACGGGTACGTATCAGTAGTACATCGTCACTATGGaacttaaaaaagtatttttctgTGATAAGCTTAAACTTCTACACAAATCTTGGTATCatgtttaatactaatatatttttattgaatggtTTATGCAACCCAAACAcgtctgtaaaaatatttaatggttcaataaaactattcattaaataaatttaaagttcagTTTCATTCAACCCGTCATTagtatagttaattagttataaatattataactcgtataagtataataatataaccaaaacaatttacatgtattttagatatatttatcattaaatcttATTAATTGAAAACCTATCAAACTAAAAAGatgtttaatttatgatttaaaataatgtatgtaactataatttaaaatatacaattctttttatagcaaattaaaatttgaacataaaacaaacaaaaaaaattgcattttattaggtatttatatactatatgtttaATCCGTTGATAACGTATAAACaccagatattttatttaaatttttttttattgttctatacattttattatttttgtacaataagtATACTAGTTTATCAGgtgttaaatttttacatattatatacatatatatatgtgtgtgtgacaTATGTgatgtgtgttttattaaaatacttatgatataactatataaatcaaGATGAACTGAATTCAGGTATAgtacaaagtaaaataaaatattcatgtattatttcagttataattttttacattaaagctatataatattaaatcaaattagaATTAAACTATTTGTTTATGAATAGATAATAGATGGCTTTTTAGTGTATGTTTGCGAGCAAATTTTCTTGAGCAAATTACACATTGAAATTGTGGATTTTTTCCACATGCATATATCAAATGTTTTTTGAGATTGTGTTTACGGTGTGTACCAATATAAGAATGACCACAACCATTTGGACAGAATACTGGATCATTTtcaattactttatttaataactcCATCATTGTATTctctgtaaatataatattttagttgatataTCAGTTAACTATAAGTATGTAATAacaactatagtctatagttgATGTTGAAATACATAATTCTTTTAGAATGATCAAAGCAACTGATACTACATGTATATGGTCCAAAATACAACAAAACCACACAGGAATTGCAAGAATATCTtagtgaaaaatgtatattaattaataattataataaaaaaaaaaaaaacgcatatAAAACCTTAGACGTTTTTATACATtggtctattattattaacattttcaaaaatatcctCATTATTTGGTTTAAAAGTTGACGTTTTGAATATATTTCACTGACAAATCTCAAAGCGATCTTGTTTTTGATATCTTTTGTCGAACGGTAATTTTCAACATTATAGAagacatttaaaataagaaaatcttGGTAAACaaaaggtattaaaaataaagcttATCCAAAGATATCATTTCATTGTGTTCCAACGTgaccttttaaattaaaataaaatggatacttctaaaaattaaacataaaatattataggtaagaaaaaatagatttttgctTCATATATTCTTCAATTATGTACTTGTAATTAAATCTaaaggtttttattaaaatgtatgaattatgtTATGTGCAATCAGTGGCAGATCTTTTTattggtggggggggggggctaaaatttttcatattaatcgCTCCCTTCCTCTTGAATACAACACTGTGTCTAATATACAGTAGACGCTgcttataagactcactttgAGACCAGCACAAAGTGCGTCTTATAACCGAATGCATCTTATAGGCgaagtggaaaaaaaaatttaattatgtatttataaattttattttattacatattttgctttaatcTTAATACtttaacatatattacatttaacatacttattattgaataaatttaataatcctgataaaaaaaactaaaattataataggtaaatattacatataaaaattatacattaataaaaaattataaaggatgtatgtataatgtatttattatttattttgttctaatattccgaaaatataataacgataatcgtTGCGATAAATGTGAACTTTTATCTGcgctaaaaattattatacgttataaagTACCAACAGAAACTAGAAATacacgaatattatttaatttttcaataccaatttaattctaaattataaccaaaaaagtttattttctactatttattttacaaaatttgagtcttataaccgattttttatttaatgtattttgatacGTCCGGTCCGTTCTAGACGATTTTGAGTCTAATAAGCGACTGAACCTTATATCCGTGAGTCTTATAAGCGGCGTCTactgtattttaaaacaaagataataaattaagttatatttttaaaatcaaaaagtattttatttataagatcaAAAtaggaaaacattttaaaatataaacaattttatataaaaatttttaaacgtcTTTAAACctgataaattaagtttttaataatgtgtCACATACGATAATCATTAATCTAATGTTCTCTTACTTGATTACCTCTAATCCTGTTGAGATAAGCAGAAATTGGTTACCTCCAGCTTGGTAACTGAGTCAAGGCTAGttcgaaattaattaaaagattttttattttaaataattggtttaGTATTTTTCAGTATTAGGATAATAACCTATGAAAACAGACTACTCTAGCGTTTTGCGTGTTTAGTTTAAGCTTTTACACTCATGACTATCtaggaaaatttaaatatttccaaaataagataaaattaaaaaatgttatacaatgtttcaataatatgtaatttttatccGCATTTAAATCATACATATATAGCAACAAATATGtagatacaaattaaataataaataaaaatttcaagtaccaagtttattttacaaaaatatatttattacagaaTCTGCAGTTGATGAACATTGGATAAATGATACAGTAACGATTGTTTTTGCCTAAATGGTTTTCcgcaaaaattacaataaaattgtggATTAATGCCACACGCACGCATAAACCAAATGATATATGAgattgtatttttgatttttaccaATATATGACTAACTACAACAAATTTTGACAGAACAttagatatttttcataaatctgATTCGGGCATTtaactgaaaatataatatttaaattagtttttatcatTGACAATATAaaggttaaatttaaattgatttagcGCCGATATAAGTATACTAGGTTTTTAACAGGCTTTTTGCGTATTTATATGAGAATTATTAGGATTGATCACAGTACTTTGAACAACATTTTTGTATTGGTTTAAATCCCAATAaggcaataaatattatataattttgaaatcaataaattctatcctttaaatacaattttatcctTTATTTGTGATACGTCACTTTTGGAgtcatta
This genomic window contains:
- the LOC132920687 gene encoding uncharacterized protein LOC132920687, which translates into the protein MNKTFEKDPMFCPNGCGRSYKDYHMNELLNKASKNDPAICPNGCGHEYRGLDRKRNLKKHLIYACGVNPQFQCILCLRKFAQLPCSWLAKLNWITQLDPAVCPNKCGKLYKGPYRKHHLRQHLVYECGVIPKFQCRICFKRFARNPQLKYHLIRIHKIIV